A genomic region of Nymphaea colorata isolate Beijing-Zhang1983 chromosome 2, ASM883128v2, whole genome shotgun sequence contains the following coding sequences:
- the LOC116249007 gene encoding aldehyde oxidase GLOX1, with product MPPFDQERRRSTEEGKRLSAFSEIMAAYCLLSRLCSEAAVRVALLFMGACLVRSLRVVDLLLPLLDPSPFDAEAVPQAALFTDFLGSWELVVPDAGVSAMHMQLMPGNSKALIFDSTIFGPSHIGLPDGKCRYDPHNKATHQDCWAHSVEYDYDTGAIRPLMVLTDTWCSSGSLAIDGRLVQTGGFNDGGRVVRSYSSCDSCDWQEFPLTLTGQRWYASNHILPDGRIIVVGGRRKFDYEFVPAAGERNVEAFRLPFLREATDAWENSLYPFVFLSTDGNLFIFANNRAILLDYQANRIVKTFPDLPGGARNYPGSGSAVLLPLNLEDDRRPLPAEVLVCGGAQPEASELAARGVFQPALDTCGRIQITDPDPVWNIETMPSGRVMSDMLILPNGEVLLMNGARSGSAGWGFAQDPILEPVKYSPWNPVGTRFQVLNPTTIPRVYHSSCAVLPDGRVLVAGSNTNNDYNFTAQFPTELRMEKFSPPYLDPSMATHRPTIISDAAPREIQYGQTFTVRVFLLDLLAGSADFMVTMYRPPFTTHSFSQNQRMLVLNIQGVQENLLPLGTYEIAATAPPDNVVAPPGHYLLFVVHSGLPSAGIWVHIQ from the exons ATGCCGCCATTTGACCAAGAGCGAAGACGTAGCACTGAAGAGGGGAAGCGGTTGTCAGCTTTTTCCGAGATCATGGCCGCTTACTGTTTACTGTCAAGGCTGTGCAGTGAAGCAGCGGTGAGAGTGGCGCTGCTTTTCATGGGCGCCTGTCTGGTCCGCTCTCTGCGCGTTGTCGATCTTCTCTTGCCACTCCTCGACCCCTCCCCTTTC GATGCTGAAGCGGTTCCGCAGGCGGCCCTTTTCACGGACTTTCTCGGGTCGTGGGAGCTGGTCGTCCCGGATGCCGGCGTCTCGGCCATGCACATGCAGCTGATGCCCGGCAACAGCAAGGCCCTTATCTTCGACAGCACCATCTTCGGACCCTCTCATATCGGACTCCCGGACGGGAAGTGCCGATACGATCCGCACAATAAGGCGACCCACCAGGATTGTTGGGCCCACTCCGTCGAGTATGACTACGACACGGGGGCCATCCGTCCTCTCATGGTCCTCACGGACACGTGGTGCTCATCGGGCTCGCTTGCCATCGATGGACGGCTCGTACAGACCGGAGGATTCAACGACGGTGGCCGCGTCGTTCGCTCGTACTCCTCCTGCGACTCGTGCGATTGGCAGGAGTTTCCCCTCACGCTGACCGGCCAAAGGTGGTACGCCTCCAACCACATCCTGCCCGACGGCCGGATCATCGTCGTCGGAGGCCGCCGAAAGTTTGATTACGAGTTCGTTCCGGCGGCCGGAGAGCGCAACGTCGAAGCATTCCGGCTACCGTTCCTCCGGGAAGCGACGGATGCGTGGGAGAACTCTCTCTACCCCTTCGTTTTCCTGTCGACGGATGGGAACCTCTTCATCTTCGCCAACAACCGGGCCATCCTTTTGGATTACCAAGCGAATCGGATCGTCAAGACTTTTCCGGACTTGCCCGGCGGAGCTCGGAATTATCCTGGATCCGGATCCGCCGTCTTGCTCCCGCTAAATCTCGAGGACGACCGGAGGCCTCTGCCGGCGGAAGTGCTCGTCTGCGGCGGTGCTCAGCCAGAGGCGTCGGAACTTGCAGCGAGGGGGGTTTTCCAGCCGGCGCTCGACACCTGCGGAAGGATCCAGATCACAGACCCGGACCCGGTTTGGAATATCGAGACCATGCCCTCGGGGCGGGTCATGAGCGACATGCTCATCCTGCCCAACGGCGAGGTGCTGCTGATGAACGGAGCAAGAAGCGGGTCCGCGGGCTGGGGATTCGCTCAGGATCCGATTCTAGAACCGGTCAAGTACAGTCCTTGGAACCCGGTCGGGACCCGGTTCCAGGTCCTGAACCCGACGACGATCCCGCGCGTGTACCACTCCTCGTGCGCCGTGCTGCCGGACGGACGGGTGCTCGTCGCCGGAAGCAACACAAACAACGACTACAATTTCACCGCCCAATTCCCGACGGAGCTCCGGATGGAGAAGTTCTCGCCCCCGTATTTGGATCCTTCGATGGCGACCCACAGGCCCACTATCATTTCGGACGCCGCTCCGAGAGAGATCCAGTATGGGCAGACTTTCACGGTCCGGGTGTTCCTCCTGGATCTGCTTGCCGGGTCTGCCGATTTCATGGTCACGATGTACAGGCCGCCCTTCACGACGCACAGCTTCTCACAGAACCAGAGGATGCTGGTGCTCAACATCCAGGGCGTCCAGGAGAACCTGCTGCCGCTGGGGACGTACGAGATCGCGGCGACGGCGCCGCCAGATAACGTGGTGGCGCCGCCTGGTCATTACTTGTTATTTGTGGTGCATTCTGGGTTGCCGAGTGCGGGAATCTGGGTCCATATCCAATAA
- the LOC116249008 gene encoding uncharacterized protein LOC116249008 — protein MGGGGGEGIEKMVAVGLVWGATNALMRKGALLWEHRQSQLRRSHHRGLLGTAREWAALLLVWQYTLPFLLNLSASAAFFVALGSSPISLAVPVTNAVTFASTALFAALLGEPTRLSPVLLGTSLVALGVWLCIDSSKPHVPS, from the coding sequence AtgggaggaggaggtggagaagGCATCGAGAAGATGGTCGCCGTTGGCCTCGTCTGGGGAGCCACCAACGCCCTCATGAGGAAGGGAGCCCTCCTCTGGGAGCACCGCCAATCCCAACTCCGCCGTTCCCACCACCGCGGCCTCCTTGGCACCGCCAGGGAGTGGGCGGCGCTCCTCCTCGTGTGGCAGTACACACTCCCCTTCCTCCTCAACCTTTCCGCCTCCGCCGCCTTCTTCGTTGCCCTCGGCTCATCCCCGATCTCCCTCGCCGTTCCAGTCACCAACGCCGTCACCTTCGCCTCCACCGCTCTCTTCGCTGCCCTCCTCGGCGAGCCCACCCGCCTCTCCCCCGTACTTCTGGGCACCTCCCTTGTCGCCCTCGGCGTCTGGCTCTGCATCGATTCCTCCAAGCCGCACGTCCCATCCTAA